A single region of the Chrysoperla carnea chromosome 5, inChrCarn1.1, whole genome shotgun sequence genome encodes:
- the LOC123300351 gene encoding high mobility group protein 20A, translating into MEQVGTVEENSETNTKQPLKNNKTGSSDEKAPDSSENHGTTGKNRNTSWNKGKKRKKGPKDSTAPKQPLTGYVRYLNDRREVLRAENPTLQFAEITKILANEWSNLPMSKKQQYLDAADKDKERYNRELDAYKQTDAYKEFTKSQQLEKKLKLENAQKKEIETNSNNQVHGVKKEKEQKEVKDKSIRDDRTFAQNEKDGEFTNFDIPIFTEEFLDHNKNREAELRQLRKSNTDYEQQNAVLQKHIEHMKSAIEKLESETSQQRNHNVALQKHLDHLRSTLTSAFSTVKLPGTKEVATIQTIDTYIGSLHSLLLENNNHSLVKNVREIIARLNFEG; encoded by the exons ATGGAACAAGTAGGTACAGTTGAAGAAAATTCagaaacaaatacaaaacaacCTCTAAAGAACAATAAAACAGGATCTAGTGATGAAAAAGCTCCAGACAGTTCAGAAAATCATGGTACTACCGGCAAAAATAGAAATACTAGTTGGAATAAaggaaaaaaacgaaaaaaaggccCTAAAGATAGTACAGCACCGAAACAACCTTTAACtg GATATGTGCGGTATCTAAATGATCGCCGTGAAGTTTTGAGAGCTGAAAATCCTACATTACAATTTGCCGAGATAACAAAGATTTTAGCAAATGAGTGGAGTAATTTACCAATGTCCAAAAAACAGCAATATTTAGATGCAGCTGATAAAGATAAAGAACGGTATAATCGTGAGTTAGATGCTTATAAACAAACGGATGCATATAAAGAATTCACCAAATCTCAGCAGTTAGAAAAGAAGTTGAAATTGGAAAATGCTCAGAAGAAAGAAATAGAAACG aattcaaaTAATCAAGTTCATGgtgtgaaaaaagaaaaagaacaaaaagaAGTAAAAGATAAATCAATCAGAGATGATCGAACATTTGCTCAAAATGAAAAGGATGGAGAGTTTACGAATTTTGATATACCAATATTTACTGAAGAGTTTTTGGATCATAATAAAAATCGTGAAGCTGAATTAAGACAGTTAAGAAAATCGAATACGGATTATGAACAACAGAATGCAGTTTTACAAAAGCATATTGAACATATGAAATCGGCTATAGAAAAATTAGAATCGGAAACTTCACAACAGCGTAATCATAATGTTGCGTTACAAAAACATTTGGATCATCTACGATCAACGCTTACGAGTGCATTCTCCACAGTAAAATTACCAG GTACAAAAGAAGTTGCAACAATACAAACAATCGATACATACATTGGAAGCTTACATAGTTTACTTCTGGAAAATAACAATCATAGTTTAGTGAAAAATGTACGTGAAATAATTGCTCGATTAAATTTTGAAGGATGA